A segment of the Mercurialis annua linkage group LG4, ddMerAnnu1.2, whole genome shotgun sequence genome:
AAGTTCAAATGGGATCCAGTTGTCAATGATGCCAAACGGATAGATCCAATTAATTCTAATTTGTAATAATTCTCAGCAGCATTCTATTTTGTACAGTGAGCATGACGAGATTTTGTGTCTCTCATGCTCTATTAATTTTAgtttcttgttttcttggaCTCACCTCTACTGTCTCACCAGCTACTGAGAAGGAGATCTTGCTTCAATTCAAGTCAACTATTACTAATGACCCTTATAACAGCTTGGCCACCTGGGTTTCAACTGGCAATCCTTGTAACTACAGTGGTGTGTTCTGCAAttcatttggattggttgagAGGATTGTTTTGTGGAACAAGAATTTATCTGGGTCTTTGTCACCAGCATTATCAGGTTTGAGATCTTTAAGAATTTTGACATTGTTTGGCAATCAATTTACTGGTAACATTCCTCTAGAATATGCAGAGTTAAGCACATTGTGGAAGATTAATTTAAGTTCTAATGCCTTATCTGGGAAAATCCCGGACTTTATTGGTGATTTACAGAACATTAGGTTTCTTGATTTGTCAAGAAATGGTTATAGTGGGGAGATTTCATCTTCTTTGTTCAAGTTTTGTTATAAGACTAAGTTTGTTTCTTTTTCTCATAATAGTCTCTCTGGTCATATTCCTGTTTCAATTGTGAATTGTACTAAGCTTGAAGGGTTTGATTTCTCTTTCAATAATCTAAGTGGCGAATTGCCTTTTCGAATATGTGACATTCCTGTGTTAAAGTATATGTCTTTGAGGAGCAATGTGTTAACTGGCAGTGTTCAGGAGGAGATATCAAGATGTAGGGGATTAAGTTTTTTGGATCTTGGTAGCAATATGTTCTCCGGGTTGGCTCCATTTGGGGCTCTTGGATTTCAAAACATGAGCTATTTCAATGCTTCATATAATATGTTCCATGGGGAAATTCCTCAGATGGGAACTTGCAATGAGGGGCTGGAATTTTTCGATGCTTCGGGCAATAATTTCGATGGAGAGATCCCATTGAGCATTACTAGTTGTATTAACCTTAAAGTTCTTAACTTGGGGTTTAACAGGCTAAATGGGAGTATACCAGCTCAGATTGTAGATTTGAAAAATCTTAGGGTGCTGAACTTGGGGAATAATTTGATTGATGGAACAATCCCTGTCGGATTTGGAGGCATTGAGCTACTTTTGGTATTGGATTTGCACAATCTCCGTCTCAATGGCGAATTTCCGAGGGATATAAGCAATTCAATGACTCTTCGCGAGCTGTGAGTTTAGATACCATCTTGTTATTCTTTGTTTCTTATAGACATTCTTTTGATCTTAGTTTAAAACCTTTTCTGATGTTCTTGATGCAGGGATCTTTCTGGTAATGGTTTAAGTGGAGAAATTCCTAATACACTGTACAACATGACTTGGTTAGAAATTCTTGATCTTCATCAAAACCAATTCAGTGGTAGCATACCAGAGACTATAGGAAACCTAACAAACCTCCTAGTTCTTAACCTTTCACAAAATATTCTTTCCGGGGCAATCCCGTCTTCACTTGGAAATTTGCCAAACTTAACATTTTTCAATCTCTCCTCTAATAGCCTTTCAGGTCCCATCCCTCCAATGCCAAAATTCATGGCTTTTGGTGCATCTTCATTCGTGAACAATTCAGGTCTCTGCGGTCCTCCATTAGAGATTTCTTGCTCAGGTAATGGCGCGGTGCCAAtgtcaaagaaaaagaaagtgcTTGGAACTTCTGTAATTATAGCAATTGTCGCTGCTGCATTGATCCTTACTGGGGTTTGTGTGGTATCAATCATGAATATTAGAGCACACAGTAGAAAAAGAGAGGACGAGACTATGGTCGTTGAGAGTACACCATTGGGTTCGACGAGTTCTGGTGTTATAATCGGTAAGCTGGTTCTGTTCAGCAAGAGTTTACCCTCAAAATATGAAGATTGGGAAGCTGGGACAAAAGCGTTGCTCGACAAGGAATGTTTAATCGGTGGCGGGTCAATCGGAACAGTCTATCGTACGAATTTCGAAGGAGGAATCTCAATCGCGGTGAAGAAGCTTGAGACTTTAGGTAGAATCAGAAGCCAAGAAGAGTTTGAGCAAGATATCGGACGACTAGGTAACCTTCGGCATCCGAATTTAGTTGCATTTCAAGGTTATTATTGGTCATCAAACATGCAGTTACTTTTATCTGAATTTGCTCCAAATGGTAATCTATATGATAATCTACATGGACTTGATTATCCAAGCACCAGTACTGGTGTTGGAAATAGAGAATTATACTGGTCTAGGAGGTTTCAGATTGCTCTAGGAACAGCAAAAGCACTTTCTTACCTTCATCATGATTGTAAACCTCAGATTCTCCATCTTAACATCAAGTCTACTAATATACTCTTAGATGAAAATTATGAGGCTAAGTTGTCTGATTATGGCTTAGGGAGGCTACTACCTATTTTAGACAATTATGGTTTAACCAAATTCCATAATGCAGTAGGGTATGTTGCACCAGAATTGGCTCAAAGTCTAAGATTGAGTGAGAAATGTGATGTGTATAGCTTCGGAGTCGTTCTGTTAGAGCTAGTCACCGGGAGGAAACCGGTAGAAAGCCCGTCAACAAATGAGGTAGTGATTTTGTGTGAATATGTTCGTAGCTTATTGGAGAGTGGTTCTTCTTCA
Coding sequences within it:
- the LOC126676487 gene encoding probable LRR receptor-like serine/threonine-protein kinase At1g12460, with the protein product MTRFCVSHALLILVSCFLGLTSTVSPATEKEILLQFKSTITNDPYNSLATWVSTGNPCNYSGVFCNSFGLVERIVLWNKNLSGSLSPALSGLRSLRILTLFGNQFTGNIPLEYAELSTLWKINLSSNALSGKIPDFIGDLQNIRFLDLSRNGYSGEISSSLFKFCYKTKFVSFSHNSLSGHIPVSIVNCTKLEGFDFSFNNLSGELPFRICDIPVLKYMSLRSNVLTGSVQEEISRCRGLSFLDLGSNMFSGLAPFGALGFQNMSYFNASYNMFHGEIPQMGTCNEGLEFFDASGNNFDGEIPLSITSCINLKVLNLGFNRLNGSIPAQIVDLKNLRVLNLGNNLIDGTIPVGFGGIELLLVLDLHNLRLNGEFPRDISNSMTLRELDLSGNGLSGEIPNTLYNMTWLEILDLHQNQFSGSIPETIGNLTNLLVLNLSQNILSGAIPSSLGNLPNLTFFNLSSNSLSGPIPPMPKFMAFGASSFVNNSGLCGPPLEISCSGNGAVPMSKKKKVLGTSVIIAIVAAALILTGVCVVSIMNIRAHSRKREDETMVVESTPLGSTSSGVIIGKLVLFSKSLPSKYEDWEAGTKALLDKECLIGGGSIGTVYRTNFEGGISIAVKKLETLGRIRSQEEFEQDIGRLGNLRHPNLVAFQGYYWSSNMQLLLSEFAPNGNLYDNLHGLDYPSTSTGVGNRELYWSRRFQIALGTAKALSYLHHDCKPQILHLNIKSTNILLDENYEAKLSDYGLGRLLPILDNYGLTKFHNAVGYVAPELAQSLRLSEKCDVYSFGVVLLELVTGRKPVESPSTNEVVILCEYVRSLLESGSSSDCFDRSLRGFSENELIQVMKLGLICTSEDPSRRPSMAEVVQVLESIRSEGESS